ACATGCTCCATTGGAAGTTCTTTGGATCACCGGCATAAACAGTGCTTGAGGCTTTTCTTCTATCCCACAAGAGTCTCTCAACCTTGAAGCCCCAGAATTTCTCAATCAAGTCAGCAACGTAAAGACCAAGATCCTTTCTGTGATCTTCAATTCTGATGATGAACTTGAGTGTAACAGGCTCGCCATTAAAGTACCAGAAGCCATCGTCACCTTTTTTAAGTTCATAACCTTGCTTTGCCAAATCATCAGCGGCTTTCTTCATAGCGTCTTCAACAATCTTTTGAGCCTTTGCTAGGTCAGCAACGGCTGTAATTCCCATTGCTTTATAAACTGGCTCAAAATAGGCGTTTGCTCCTGTGCTGGGTCTGATTCCTCCTAACATTGGCTGTCCTGATCCTTGGAGGATGTTTTGAACGATATATTGTCTGCTTATGAGGAAGTTTAGAGCAAACCTAATGTCTCTAATAGCGAATGGGTTGAAGTACTTCTTCTCTCCGACAGTGATTAAGTATGGGTTGTCGTCATCATGCACTGGGTTAACCTCAATGTCGTTATAACCACTTGCAGTTTTAACTAAGCTCAATTTCTCGAGAACGTCTGAAGGCAAGTCTTGGAATGCTGCTCCTCCAACGCTCCATAGGAAGATGTCTAAGTCTCCTTTTGCGACATCGGTAATACCTGTCTCTTGGTTTGTCCTAATACCAATGTAAATAACGTCAGGTGCTGGACCCTTCTCAGCCGCTGCTAGAGGGCTTAGTACCATAACAAAAACAAACAACAATGCCAAAATTCCAGACCTCTTCATTCACTTCGGCCTCCTTACATTTTTCCTTCAATATTGCATGCCTTAGTGTATAATGGCATAAGAATATACATCAAAAGACCTATTTAAGAGTTACGTTTCTGTAAAACTTGACGTTATTATAACGAGTGGAGATGGGCTTTAAAAGATAATCCTGTGCTTAATGCACATCAAACTTGCCTTGTGATGTCAATAATGGTACTATGAGCAAGAATACCAAGACCTCTGGGCAAAATAAGCAAAAAAGGTAAGAGAAAAATGTAGAAATTAGGAAAAATCGTTTGGTCAGGTTTTGGGGTTTAAACCTTGTATCTTTTGAGCATTATTCCATGCCCTAAAATAACCATTCAGGACTCTGACATACTGTCTAAGTAACCCATCATATTTCAGGAAGTTTTTGACCTTTTGACAATAAACAAAGCGAAAAACTAATTTACTTAAAACGTATCTTTGAAAATGGTGATACATATGAGGAGGGAGTGGGAAACCAATTGCTAGACAGAATGAAATGAGCTATTCTGAAATCGAAATTCTTGGTGAAATCTTGAGGGAAGGGATTTACTGGGCCTATATGGGCCGGCCATTTGAAGTGTTGCCGTTTTTGAGAGGTAAACTTTTGAGTAAAGCTGCAAGTCTCAATGGAAATAGCAAAGAAGCAGAAGTAAATGTTGAGAGGATTTTAAAAGAGCTCGAAGCTATGTACAAACAGATCAGCATGGCTGATAAAGTAGAGAAAAAACAGATAGAGGAAATTTTGGCATATAAAGAAAAGTTTGCAGAACTTCTATTATTTGGGGAAGGTTTATAAGCCCAATCCTTTATTTTTTATTGGGATGATGAGGGAGATTTCGACCGAGCGATGAGGAGACTCGCATGGTCTGACTACCCTTAAACACACTCTTCAAGTTGGAAGTTATGCTCATCTCGAAAGTTTTATAAATGGACTTCCTTTACTGCGTTAAGAGTTACGATAACAAAAAACCTCACTTCTTGGAGGTGGTTTGAAATGGCTGAGAGCATACCTGTATGTACATCATGCGGAAAAGAGATAACACCAAGAGAGCACGCTACACACTTTATATGCCCAAACTGTGGAGAAGAAATCATATGGAGATGTGAAAGCTGCCGCGTATTGGGAGTTACATACACATGCCCCAAGTGTGGATGGGAAGGACCGTGAGGTGAATAAAAATGAGTGATTTCAATTTAGTTGGAGTTATTAGGGTCATGCCTACTGACCCAGAGGTAAACCTTGACGAGCTTGAAGCAGCGGTCAAAAAAATACTCGAGGAGAAATTTGAAGGCAAATATGGGATATCGAAGATTAACAGGGAGCCAATAGCTTTTGGATTGGTTGCACTTAAGGTCTATGTACTTGGAAAGGATGCTGAAGGATACTCCTTTGATGAAGTGGCAGACGTTTTTAGAGAAGTAGAAAACGTGGAAAGTGCAGAGGTTGAAGCAGTATCAAGGTTTTGATCTTCAAAACTTTTTAAATTTTTATTATGGACCCTTATCAGAACTTAAATATAGTTAAAAAAAGGGTTTTAAACCCCTATGTTTAGAACAGTTGTTCCTATTTCCTTGAGCTCATCAAGAAGTTCTTTAAGCTCATTCACTTCAATACTCTCGTAGATGCTATTGTAATTGTTATCTGAACCTTCCTTAAGTTTTGCTAGTTCTCCGATTGCAGTGAAAAACTTTACGTACTCTTTATTCATTTCTTCGAAGGCTTCGGCTAGACTCATGGTATTTTGGTAGATTTCTTTGTACATCTTCTCATTAAAGAGGTCAGCTATGAAATTATAAACTGCTTCAAACCCAATGCTAAAGAGTTCTTCATTGTTTACTTCCAAGGCTTTTATCAAAGCAGCCCTTAATGCGGAAAAAGCTCTCTTGAAGTCTTCTTGGGCAGCTCTTACTTCTGCCTCTACGATTTTTGTGTTCACTTCTATTTCTGCATCCCTGGGACTTTTTAAGATACTAGCGATTAGTTCTTCGGATTTCTCATAATCTTCGGTTTCGTAGTAGAAGTGAGCTAGATCCAGTAAGCTTATCAAGTAATTTTTCTCATCACCGAGCTTGTTGAACATTTCACTGGCTTTTTTCATTGTGGTTATTGCTCTGTCTACTTCTCCAAGCTCAGCATAGTTTATAGCAATATGTGCTAGTGTTAATGCCTCTTCTCTCTTGTTTTCAACTTCCTGTTCAAGTTTTAACAGTTTTTCATACGCCTCTATAGCCTTTTCTGGAATTCCAAAATGCTCATAAGCATCTGCAAGATGATATAGTGCATTTAAGTATTTTTCTCTTTCTTCCTTGTATTTCTCAGCAAGTTTCTTGTAAATCTCCAGTCCTTTATCTAATTCACCTAAATGAGCATATATATGCGCAATTTCATGTGCAAGTTCATAAGCATCAGGGCCTTCACACTTTAAGATTAATGTTTCTACTTTTTCTAAGAATGCCCTAAGTTCATCCTCATTTTCTATTTTTTCAAGATAATCATCAAGTATTTCGAGAATTTTTTGGCAATCCCTGCTTTTTAATGCGTTTTCAAACTCTTTCATAGTTTTCACCGATTTTTGCTTTGTTAAAAAGCTTAAAAACATTGACCGAAAAATTTATAAATAGCACAAAGGAATGCATAATCGGAATGTAAACACATTGTAACTAAAAGCAATCCTCCCACAAAAAACAAAAATATGGGAGGTGGGTGGAAATGGCTCAACTTGCGGGACAACCAATTTTGATTCTACCTGAGGGAACTCAGAGATATGTTGGAAAGGATGCCCAGAGATTGAATATCCTCGCTGCAAGAATTGTGGCTGAGACAGTAAGGACAACCTTGGGTCCAAAGGGTATGGATAAAATGCTTGTTGACAGCCTTGGAGATATAGTAATCACAAATGATGGTGCAACAATTCTTGATGAAATGGACATCCAGCACCCAGCAGCTAAAATGATGGTTGAAGTTGCAAAGACTCAAGACAAGGAAGCTGGAGACGGAACTACGACAGCTGTTGTTATTGCTGGTGAACTTCTGAGGAAGGCTGAAGAGCTTCTTAATCAGAACATACATCCCACAATAATTGTAAAGGGCTACACACTCGCGGCTGAGAAAGCCCAAGAGGTTCTGGATATCATTGCAAAGGATGTTAGTCCAGAAGATGAAGAGGTTCTCATGAAGGCTGCTACAACAGCTATAACCGGAAAAGCCGCTGAGGAAGAAAGAGAGTACCTAGCTAAGTTGGCAGTAGACGCTGTAAAACTCGTTGGTGAAAAAGTTGGTGAGAAGTATCAAGTTGACATTGACAACATCAAGCTTGAGAAGAAAGAGGGCGGAAGTGTCAGAGACACCCAACTCATCAGAGGTGTAGTTATTGACAAAGAGAGAGTTCACCCAGGCATGCCAAGAAAGATCGGCGATGCCAAGATTGCTCTTATTAACGAAGCACTTGAGGTTAAAGAAACTGAGACAGATGCGGAGATCAGAATTACAAGCCCAGAGCAATTACAAGCATTCCTTGAGCAAGAGGAAAGAATGATCAGAGAGATGGTTGACAAAATTGTTGCTACAGGTGCAAATGTGGTATTCTGCCAAAAGGGTATTGATGATTTGGCCCAGCACTACCTCGCTAAGGCCGGTATATTAGCCGTTAGAAGGGTTAAGAAGAGTGATATGGAGAAGCTTGCCAAGGCAACTGGTGCAAAGATCGTCACAAACGTAAGAGATCTCACATCAGAGGACTTAGGTTATGCTGAACTTGTTGAAGAGAGAAAAGTTGCTGGAGAAAACATGGTCTTTGTTGAAGGATGCAAGAATCCAAAAGCAGTTACAATCCTCATCAGGGGAGGAACAGAACACGTCGTTGACGAGGTAGAGAGAGCCCTCGAAGACGCAATAAAGGTCGTCAAGGACATCGTTGAAGACGGAAAGATTGTTGCTGGCGGCGGTGCAAGCGAAATCGAGCTTGCCATCAAGCTTGATGAATATGCTAAGGAAGTCGGTGGAAAAGAACAACTTGCCATTGAGTCATTTGCTGACGCATTGAAAGTAATACCAAGGACACTTGCAGAAAACGCTGGACTTGATCCAGTTGATGTGCTAGTGAAGGTTACTGCAGCCCACAAAGAAAAAGGTCCAACAGTTGGCGTTGACGTCTTTGCAGGTGAGCCAGCTGATATGATGGAGAGAGGAGTCATTGAGCCATTAAGAGTTAAGAAACAAGCCATCAAGAGCGCAAGTGAAGCTGCAGTAATGATCCTCAGAATCGATGATGTCATAGCTGCAAGCAAGCTTGAGAAGGAGAAAGAAGGCGGCAAAGGCATGGGTGAAGAAGAGACTGAATTCTGAAGCTCTTTCTTTATTTCTTAAGTTTTTGAATTTCATTCTCGAGTTTTCTAAGTTTCATCTTGGCTCTTCTAAGTTGTAGATTTGCCATTTCGACGATTCTATATAAATAAGCATTTTCTACCCATAGTTCTCCGTTTCTACCTAAAGGAACATCCATTCTTTCCGTTGATCGAATCTCCACAATGAGCTTTTTATTGCTAATGCTCTTAATATTTGAATGCTTAAAACCACATGCTATGGCTAAATTGAGTAATTCAATAGCATCAGTGAGGGTTTTTGCAGAAACGTGAAGTATTGGACTGTGTAGCATGAACCAGAGCATTCCTCCATCATGTTTATTTATGGCATTAAGAACTTCTTCAATTTTAACTTCCCTGTGCCACTTTCCAAGCCACACTGCGTTGAGCTTATCTCCAAACTCGGGCATTTGCATGATGCTTATTCTGCCTGAACACGAGGATGTCGTGAAGTAATTCTCTAGAGAGTTTATTTTATTTAGCAGTGAGATTATGTCACTGTCTACTAATCCTTTCTCTAGGGCCTCATTTAGACTTTCCAAAGCTTTCTTTTTTTGAAGCTCAAAATTTTTCTCATATAGAAACATGAGGGGAAAATTAAAAAAAGTGTTTTTAAAGTTTATGCGGAGAGATATCGTTTAACCCGATTTTCAAATTTGGCAAAATTAGGAACTCCTATGAATTCAACGTGATTATTTATCAATATTGTTGGGGTTCCCAGTATGTTGTGCTCTTTTGCTTTTCTTTGCCCTTCAGGAGTCACTATGCTAAGTTCTTTGGCAACAACACCGTTGTATCTCTTTGCTATTTCTTGGGCCATTGCCCATGCTATCGGACAATAAGGGCAACTTGGAGAAGTGATGACCTCTATAATGGCCTTTGGTTTCTTTTGTTTAGCCTCTATCATTCCGGCTTTTTTCATGAGTTCTAACATCTTTTTTCTTCTGATCATTTCTAGTTCATCCACCCTTCTCACCTCGGAATAATTTCAAGTGAATAAATTTAAAAATGAATTTATGAAAAAAGTTTCAAACTTTTAGTCTTTGAGCAGAGAAATCCTGAGTAGAGTGGTTTGCTCTCGGTATGGAGGTGGAAAAAGATTATCACGATTTTAATCTTGTGGATAAACTCCTAATCCCTAAAGACACTAGCCAATAGTACTCTATCCAAAAATATCTAAACAAATATTACACCTGGCTGGATCGACTTCTGGATCAACTTTAGAGTGAAATGAACACACATAGCCCTTTCCAAGCATCTTTAAGGCAATTTTCACGAGTTCTGAGTGAATGTAGTACTCATTAGGCCTTTCCTTTAGTATCCTCTCGGCAAGTTCCATTAATTCTTCGTCTATGTCTTTGAACTTTTCTACCTCTACTAAAGCGCCTCTATTCATTTTTATGTATCTAGAAACAGCAGATTGTGTGATATGGAGAAGTTCTGCTACCTGAACCTGGGTCAGACCTTTTTTATATAAAATCTCCACTAATCTTCTCCTCAGGGAGGGATAAACATATTTCGCAGCAGCTTCAAAGGCATTTATTTTCATAATTTTGTTTATGACATTTGGAATATATAAGGATTTTGGTCAAGTTATTATATAATCTTGTCTACCAAATGTTTGATAAAGATAAATATTCTAGAGGATTATATTGTGAATGACACATGTCATAAAAATAGAATAAACCTAGAGGATAATTTGTTCAATATCTAAAATATACGTAACTAAAAGTTACATAAAACTTAAGATATATATTAAAAATAAAAGTATGTGGTTTATAAATTTTCTTTTTAGGTTAAGAAACCGCAAACTTTTTATGAATGAAAGTTCATAGAAATACTGAATGATATGACAGATGTCATAAACTGGAGGTGAGGTAAATGGCAATAAAACTTCCCAAAGAGTACGAGATGTTATGTAATCAGTGTTCAATGAGTTTAACTGGCGGTTGTACAATTCAAGGGGTATGTGGAAAAGATCCAGATCTAAATTCATTACAAGAGGCCTTATTGTATGGGATCAAAGGCACTTCGGCCTATTACTATCATGCTCTTGAGGTTGGTTACGACGATCCGAGAATAGGACACTTCCTCGGAGAGGCTCTTTACTCAACGCTTACTAACGTCAACTTCGACAAGAATCGCTTCCTTGAGCTTATTCTTGAGAATGGCAGGGTTCATCTTGAGGCAATGAAGCTTTTGGACAAAGCATATGTGGAGGCTTATGGAAGGCCTGAACCGACTTGGGTTCCAACAGGAAGCTTTGAGGGACATGGAATCCTTGTAACTGGTCACAGTTACCGAGCTTTATATGAACTCTTGAGTCAAATAGAGGAAAAAGACCTCGAAGATGAGCTAAAGGTTTATACTCATGCTGAAATGTTCCCCGCTCATGCTTATCCTGAACTTAAGAAATTCAAAAGTCTCGTTGCTAACTGGGGTGGGAGCTGGCTCTATCAGAAAAAAGAATTTGCAGAGTTCCCAGGAGTAATCCTCGGTACAAGTAACTGTGTGCAACAACCAGCTAAAGCTTATCAAGATAGAATGTTTACTACTGGAATAGCTGGCCTTGAGGGTGTTCCTCATGTACAAGATTATAACTTTGAACCTCTGATTGAGAGGGCTCTTAAGACACCAAAAATGAAAAACATTGAGGGAGAAAATCTACTTACAGGTTTTCATCACACCAACGTGCTTGCTCTTAAAGATAAACTAATTGAACTCATAAATGAAGGCAAAATAAGACATATTTTCGTCGTTGGTGGATGTGATACTCCGCATAAGGGAATGGGATATTATGAGAAACTCACCGAGCTGATCCCTGAGGATGCCCTTATACTCTCAGCTGCTTGTGGAAAGTTCCGTTACAATGCAAGAAATTATGGCACCATTGATGGAATTCCAAGGTTTCTCGACTTCGGTCAGTGCAACAACGTTTATTCGATAATTGAAATTGCTGTTGCTCTAGCGAACGAGCTCGGAACTGATGTAAACTCTCTTCCGGTTAGCATAGTGCTCAGTTGGATGGAGCAAAAGGCAATTGGAATACTCTACACGCTCCTTTACCTTGGAATTAAGGGCATTTACATAGGTCCAAGGCCTCCGGAGTTCTTAACTCCGGGAGTCTTTGAAATTTTGAGGAAACAGTTTGACTTAAGACTTACAGGTGACCCTGAAAATGACCTGAAGGACATGCTTAACAAAGGTGTAAAAATAGAAGGGGGCTCCGCTCTGGCGGAGGAGCTCGATTGAGCTCACTTTTTCAATTTTTTAAGCTTTTCCAAAAGTTTTTCAAACTTCTTATCGGAGAGATTGCTCAATTCTTTGGCCTCTCTCAGTGTTATTGTTCTGGCGAGGGTTTTTCTCAGCGTTTCGTCTTTTAGCGGAGTGAAGCCGTATTCAATAAGCACTTCGAGGGCTTTGGGATATCTATCTATAAGCATCCCGACGTTTGTGTCCCCGTTTATCTCAATTTCACCTGCACACTCCACATCACTTGGTCCTGAAATCTCCCTAGCATTCCCTTCGTTCCATATCTTCAGGATGTAGGCACCTCCCGCATCTTTCAGCTCATATCTATAGCCCGCCTCTTCAAGCTTGGACAGGATGTCTTTGAACGGCCTGTCGCTAATTGCCTCAATTTCTTCTCCCTCTTTCAAATCTTTTAGGGCTTCAACTATCCTAACTACAGGCTCTGGAGGTTTCAACCCTCTCACGTCCAAAACTGCTTTAATGTTTATGTGCATCACCAAAGAAATGTAATGACAGATGTCATATAAACTTTGCTGGGCCGAGATGAGTAGAAAGGTTTAAAAGTTATGTGTATGACATATGTCATGAAGGTGAATATAATGAAAACTGTGAAAATTGTTGGGGGAGTTTACTGGGTTGGAATTAAGGACTGGAACAGAAGGATATTCGATTCTTTGATCCCTCTGCCAGAAGGGACTTCCTACAACTCCTATCTGGTAGTTGGAAGCGAAAAATCGGCTCTTATAGATACCGTAAATCCTGGTTTTGAGGAAGAGCTTGAGGAGAAAATAAATGAGATTGTAAACGTGGGCGACATTGATTATATAGTAATGAACCACGCCGAACCCGACCATTCAGGTACAATTCCGTATCTACTGGAAAAAAATGAGAAGGTAGTTCTAATCGCAACTGAAAAAGGTGCGGATATGGCAAAGGCCTACTATGATGTTCCCGATGAGAGAATAATGATTGTGAAGGATGGTGATGTCATCTCCCTTGGAGGAAAGACCCTTATGTTCATAGAGGCGCCATGGCTTCACTGGCCCGAGACTATGTTTACCTATCTTGTCGAGGACAAAATACTCTTTCCGTGCGACTTCTTCGGGGCCCATCTTGCGTGGGGCTTTTACGACGATGAGGTGCCCGACATTTTAACGCATGCCCAGAGGTACTTCGGCGAGATAATGATGCCCTTCTCCGCCATGGCCAAAAAAGCACTTCGGAAGATTGAGAATCTTGAGATTGATATAATCGCCCCGAGCCACGGCCCGGTATACAGAAATCCCGAGAGAATAATTGAGGCGTATAAAAGGTGGAGCAGCGGAGAAACGAAGGAAAAGGTTCTGATAGCATACGTGAGCATGTGGAAAGCCAATGAGAGAATGGTGAGGGAGCTTGCTGCACTCTTGACCGCGGAAGGGGTGGATGTGAAAGTTTATAACCTTGTAAACGCGGACATAGGGGAAATCGCCAAAGACCTCGTGGACTCGGCGGTGATAGTTCTGGCAGCTCCAACCGTCCTTGGGGGTGCTCATCCCCTAGCAATCTATGCTGCGTACCTTGTAAAGGCTCTCAGACCTCCCGCAAAATATGCGGTGATAATAGGTTCCCACGGGTGGCACGGGAGGAGCAGGGATTCTCTCCTCGAGGTGCTCAAGGATTCAAAGCTTGAGCTTCTTGGCAGTCTTGATGTTCGTGCAAGGCCGAGGGAGGGAGATTATGAGGAGCTCCGTCAGCTGGCTCAACTCATCACAGAAAAAGTTAGGGGTGGTGTGGAATGACCGAGCTTTTGAAGAACCGAGAATATAAGAAGGAAAAAATGAAAGAGCTTTTGAAGAAGATCCACAAAGGTGAAAATGTAGAAAAGCTTAAGGAAGAGTTTAAGGATTTATTGAGAAGTATTTCACCACTAGAAATCCCTCTCATTGAGCAAGAGCTTGTTAAAGAAGGTATCTCTGCATATGAGATAGCTAAAATGTGTGATATTCACGTGGAGCTTTTTAGGGAAGCTGTCTCTGGAGTTGGTGAAAAAGAGAGGGAACTTCCAGATGGTCATCCTTTGAGGACGCTCTATGAGGAGAATAGGGAGATAACAAAAGATGCTGAGATGGTGAACTTATATGCATCAACATTGGCGGCTACAAAGGATGAGAATATGAAAAAAGAGATTCTGGGGGTTCTGGAGGG
This region of Thermococcus sp. MV5 genomic DNA includes:
- a CDS encoding zinc finger domain-containing protein, whose protein sequence is MAESIPVCTSCGKEITPREHATHFICPNCGEEIIWRCESCRVLGVTYTCPKCGWEGP
- a CDS encoding elongation factor 1-beta — encoded protein: MSDFNLVGVIRVMPTDPEVNLDELEAAVKKILEEKFEGKYGISKINREPIAFGLVALKVYVLGKDAEGYSFDEVADVFREVENVESAEVEAVSRF
- a CDS encoding lipopolysaccharide assembly protein LapB codes for the protein MKEFENALKSRDCQKILEILDDYLEKIENEDELRAFLEKVETLILKCEGPDAYELAHEIAHIYAHLGELDKGLEIYKKLAEKYKEEREKYLNALYHLADAYEHFGIPEKAIEAYEKLLKLEQEVENKREEALTLAHIAINYAELGEVDRAITTMKKASEMFNKLGDEKNYLISLLDLAHFYYETEDYEKSEELIASILKSPRDAEIEVNTKIVEAEVRAAQEDFKRAFSALRAALIKALEVNNEELFSIGFEAVYNFIADLFNEKMYKEIYQNTMSLAEAFEEMNKEYVKFFTAIGELAKLKEGSDNNYNSIYESIEVNELKELLDELKEIGTTVLNIGV
- the thsB gene encoding thermosome subunit beta, translated to MAQLAGQPILILPEGTQRYVGKDAQRLNILAARIVAETVRTTLGPKGMDKMLVDSLGDIVITNDGATILDEMDIQHPAAKMMVEVAKTQDKEAGDGTTTAVVIAGELLRKAEELLNQNIHPTIIVKGYTLAAEKAQEVLDIIAKDVSPEDEEVLMKAATTAITGKAAEEEREYLAKLAVDAVKLVGEKVGEKYQVDIDNIKLEKKEGGSVRDTQLIRGVVIDKERVHPGMPRKIGDAKIALINEALEVKETETDAEIRITSPEQLQAFLEQEERMIREMVDKIVATGANVVFCQKGIDDLAQHYLAKAGILAVRRVKKSDMEKLAKATGAKIVTNVRDLTSEDLGYAELVEERKVAGENMVFVEGCKNPKAVTILIRGGTEHVVDEVERALEDAIKVVKDIVEDGKIVAGGGASEIELAIKLDEYAKEVGGKEQLAIESFADALKVIPRTLAENAGLDPVDVLVKVTAAHKEKGPTVGVDVFAGEPADMMERGVIEPLRVKKQAIKSASEAAVMILRIDDVIAASKLEKEKEGGKGMGEEETEF
- a CDS encoding thioredoxin family protein is translated as MDELEMIRRKKMLELMKKAGMIEAKQKKPKAIIEVITSPSCPYCPIAWAMAQEIAKRYNGVVAKELSIVTPEGQRKAKEHNILGTPTILINNHVEFIGVPNFAKFENRVKRYLSA
- a CDS encoding transcriptional regulator, producing MKINAFEAAAKYVYPSLRRRLVEILYKKGLTQVQVAELLHITQSAVSRYIKMNRGALVEVEKFKDIDEELMELAERILKERPNEYYIHSELVKIALKMLGKGYVCSFHSKVDPEVDPARCNICLDIFG
- the hcp gene encoding hydroxylamine reductase produces the protein MAIKLPKEYEMLCNQCSMSLTGGCTIQGVCGKDPDLNSLQEALLYGIKGTSAYYYHALEVGYDDPRIGHFLGEALYSTLTNVNFDKNRFLELILENGRVHLEAMKLLDKAYVEAYGRPEPTWVPTGSFEGHGILVTGHSYRALYELLSQIEEKDLEDELKVYTHAEMFPAHAYPELKKFKSLVANWGGSWLYQKKEFAEFPGVILGTSNCVQQPAKAYQDRMFTTGIAGLEGVPHVQDYNFEPLIERALKTPKMKNIEGENLLTGFHHTNVLALKDKLIELINEGKIRHIFVVGGCDTPHKGMGYYEKLTELIPEDALILSAACGKFRYNARNYGTIDGIPRFLDFGQCNNVYSIIEIAVALANELGTDVNSLPVSIVLSWMEQKAIGILYTLLYLGIKGIYIGPRPPEFLTPGVFEILRKQFDLRLTGDPENDLKDMLNKGVKIEGGSALAEELD
- a CDS encoding DUF1858 domain-containing protein, which encodes MHINIKAVLDVRGLKPPEPVVRIVEALKDLKEGEEIEAISDRPFKDILSKLEEAGYRYELKDAGGAYILKIWNEGNAREISGPSDVECAGEIEINGDTNVGMLIDRYPKALEVLIEYGFTPLKDETLRKTLARTITLREAKELSNLSDKKFEKLLEKLKKLKK
- a CDS encoding FprA family A-type flavoprotein, with product MKVNIMKTVKIVGGVYWVGIKDWNRRIFDSLIPLPEGTSYNSYLVVGSEKSALIDTVNPGFEEELEEKINEIVNVGDIDYIVMNHAEPDHSGTIPYLLEKNEKVVLIATEKGADMAKAYYDVPDERIMIVKDGDVISLGGKTLMFIEAPWLHWPETMFTYLVEDKILFPCDFFGAHLAWGFYDDEVPDILTHAQRYFGEIMMPFSAMAKKALRKIENLEIDIIAPSHGPVYRNPERIIEAYKRWSSGETKEKVLIAYVSMWKANERMVRELAALLTAEGVDVKVYNLVNADIGEIAKDLVDSAVIVLAAPTVLGGAHPLAIYAAYLVKALRPPAKYAVIIGSHGWHGRSRDSLLEVLKDSKLELLGSLDVRARPREGDYEELRQLAQLITEKVRGGVE